Proteins encoded within one genomic window of Pseudomonas cannabina:
- a CDS encoding methyl-accepting chemotaxis protein has product MQTLKALYESVEKQFFDTLTKKLSSLFLLVVVSALLYWVALNIRADIMLQLRGTQIDAVALGQIQSRLDLLSNAILLSTLFTLVVVSFMVWYFRHLIVRPVLSMTRALEEVASGEGDLSRDLPLLTHDEIRVLASTCNRFLAKQREVISSIQGLTVQIAVESARSLKNISDSSDSATDQARFAREVMDQSNMAVGSIEDVSQQTQGISSTTAQNLSMARDSYAELLEVTGNISQISSSLNEFGTLVSGLNQRSSSIKSIVGLIQQISAQTNLLALNAAIEAARAGESGRGFAVVADEVRTLAQNVSRATEDISRNIDAMLDEVSSTHQQTIQISHSARETQLVVERASGHFESMIGDFESTNDKLADIAEHIQQFASTNTGINERVTRIYSDSQAIDQRMQHSATATRDLSGVAEQVQALLGRFVLGHGELDAAITRASQCRDILQVRLAELHKQGVNLFDQSYKLIPGTDPKQYSTSYSERFAQVCQEECDKLTKGTRGGKVTFIVDSKGYCPVNNSWVSQKPTGNREIDLPVCRNKRMFSDPIGLRAAGNKQRFLLQTYLRDTGEIMTEIDVPFFFEGRHWGNLRMGFDAALLLGK; this is encoded by the coding sequence ATGCAGACGTTAAAGGCTTTGTACGAGTCAGTCGAAAAACAGTTTTTCGACACACTGACCAAGAAGCTCTCAAGTCTTTTCCTGCTGGTTGTGGTCAGCGCACTGCTGTATTGGGTGGCCTTGAACATTCGGGCCGACATCATGCTGCAATTGCGCGGCACGCAAATTGACGCTGTCGCGCTGGGCCAGATCCAGAGCCGGCTCGACCTGCTGAGCAACGCGATTTTGCTGAGTACGCTGTTCACGCTGGTCGTGGTCAGTTTCATGGTCTGGTACTTTCGTCACTTGATTGTGCGCCCGGTCCTTTCCATGACCCGTGCACTCGAGGAAGTCGCCAGCGGCGAGGGTGACCTGTCCAGGGATTTGCCGTTGCTCACCCATGACGAGATTCGCGTGCTGGCCAGTACCTGCAATCGCTTTCTGGCCAAACAGCGCGAGGTCATCAGCAGTATTCAGGGGCTGACCGTGCAGATCGCCGTCGAGTCGGCGCGTTCGCTGAAAAACATCAGCGATTCCAGTGACAGCGCCACCGATCAGGCGCGTTTCGCCCGAGAGGTCATGGACCAGAGCAACATGGCCGTGGGCAGCATCGAGGACGTGTCGCAGCAGACTCAGGGTATTTCCAGCACCACCGCGCAAAACCTGAGCATGGCCCGTGACTCATACGCCGAACTGTTGGAAGTGACTGGCAATATTAGCCAGATATCCAGCAGTCTCAACGAATTCGGCACGCTGGTATCGGGGCTGAATCAACGCTCCTCCAGCATCAAATCCATTGTCGGGCTGATTCAGCAAATTTCGGCACAAACCAATCTGTTGGCGCTCAATGCGGCCATCGAGGCAGCGCGGGCCGGGGAGAGCGGTCGTGGTTTTGCCGTGGTGGCGGATGAGGTGCGTACCCTGGCGCAGAATGTAAGCCGGGCGACTGAGGACATTTCCCGTAACATCGACGCGATGCTCGATGAGGTCAGTTCCACTCACCAGCAGACCATTCAGATCAGCCACAGCGCCCGGGAAACCCAGCTGGTGGTAGAACGCGCGTCTGGTCACTTCGAAAGCATGATTGGCGACTTCGAGTCCACTAACGACAAGCTGGCCGACATCGCTGAGCATATCCAGCAGTTTGCCTCCACCAACACGGGCATCAACGAGCGGGTCACACGGATCTACTCCGACAGCCAGGCCATCGACCAGCGCATGCAGCATTCCGCAACGGCGACCCGCGATCTGTCCGGTGTCGCCGAGCAAGTGCAGGCGCTGCTCGGGCGCTTCGTGCTCGGCCATGGCGAGCTGGACGCGGCGATCACCCGGGCCAGTCAGTGCCGGGACATTCTGCAGGTACGTCTGGCTGAGCTGCACAAGCAGGGCGTCAACCTGTTCGACCAGAGCTACAAGCTGATTCCAGGCACCGACCCCAAGCAATACAGCACCAGTTACAGCGAGCGTTTTGCGCAAGTCTGCCAGGAAGAATGTGACAAGTTGACCAAAGGGACGCGGGGCGGGAAGGTGACGTTTATCGTCGACAGCAAGGGTTATTGCCCGGTCAACAACAGCTGGGTCTCGCAGAAGCCGACCGGCAACCGTGAAATAGACCTGCCAGTCTGCCGTAACAAACGCATGTTCTCCGACCCGATCGGCTTGCGCGCGGCAGGTAACAAGCAGCGTTTCCTGTTACAGACT
- a CDS encoding DNA/RNA non-specific endonuclease: MPDKKLTADLAYRPRLADLKPLTASTALLEPQALAAPRITPASELKKRTGYADNFLGDFIVPWPAVDEELAPDVYPLNNAGDRLDYTHFSITMSRSRRLALYVGVNIDGASSVEVKRSKDSWSFDGRLPAEAQIGESVYADNLLDRGHLVRRQDPNWGKEAEVANSDTFHFTNCSPQMGAFNQKTWLELEDYILENTRRWKSRVTVFTGPVLRDDDRSYRNIRIPSAFWKVVAFLGDDGKPSASAYMIDQTSELGKLDIMFGPLRTWQRSVAQIEQLTGIRFGDLSSYDGFSNEERLTGTRIEAQIRGPQDIRV, from the coding sequence GTGCCTGACAAGAAGTTAACCGCCGACTTGGCTTATCGTCCCCGTCTTGCCGACCTCAAACCTCTGACCGCCTCAACCGCTCTGCTCGAGCCTCAGGCGTTGGCCGCACCCCGCATCACACCGGCAAGCGAGCTGAAAAAGCGTACGGGCTACGCCGACAACTTCCTCGGTGATTTCATCGTGCCATGGCCTGCTGTGGACGAAGAACTGGCGCCGGATGTATATCCGCTGAACAACGCTGGCGATCGCCTCGATTACACGCATTTTTCCATCACCATGTCGCGCAGCCGACGCCTGGCGCTGTATGTCGGCGTCAACATCGACGGTGCCAGCAGCGTTGAGGTCAAACGCAGCAAGGATTCCTGGTCATTCGACGGTCGCCTGCCTGCCGAGGCGCAGATCGGTGAAAGTGTGTACGCCGACAATCTGCTCGACCGCGGTCATTTGGTCAGGCGTCAGGACCCTAACTGGGGCAAGGAAGCCGAGGTGGCCAACAGCGACACGTTTCATTTCACTAACTGCTCGCCGCAGATGGGTGCGTTCAATCAGAAAACCTGGCTGGAACTTGAGGATTACATTCTCGAGAACACGCGACGCTGGAAATCGCGGGTGACTGTGTTTACCGGGCCGGTGCTGCGCGACGACGACCGCAGTTACCGGAATATCCGGATTCCGTCGGCATTCTGGAAGGTTGTGGCGTTTCTCGGTGATGACGGCAAGCCGTCGGCCAGTGCCTACATGATTGATCAGACTAGCGAGCTGGGTAAGCTGGACATCATGTTCGGCCCGCTCAGGACCTGGCAACGCAGCGTCGCGCAGATCGAGCAGCTCACCGGTATCCGCTTTGGCGACTTGTCCAGCTACGATGGCTTTTCTAACGAAGAGCGCCTGACCGGTACACGGATCGAAGCGCAGATCCGTGGGCCGCAGGATATTCGGGTCTAG
- a CDS encoding substrate-binding domain-containing protein, which yields MKQWLTISLGAGLLFVGLTHASTPLVGVGMAKFNDNFQTILRHGVEKQVALMDADIFIENGQDDVELQMRQFRNLVNSKVDAIVVAMVNGKSAPEMMRLAGEAKIPLVFVNRNPEPAKWPAQTAFVGSDELESGTLQMEELARRADYKGNVVILVGDPSNKSSVMRTEDVEKVVAKYPNMKVVQKKIGNWERSQAATIVIDWIKQGVDFSIVAANNDEMAIGAIMGLEKAGKNAKNYLVGGIDGTPDGLKLMAEGKMAVSVFQDAVGQANGAVDAALSMARGEPLASPVIWVPFRLITPENRQEFE from the coding sequence ATGAAGCAATGGTTAACGATTTCCCTGGGCGCCGGTCTGCTCTTCGTCGGCTTGACTCATGCCAGCACACCCTTGGTGGGCGTGGGCATGGCCAAATTCAACGACAACTTTCAGACCATCCTGCGTCATGGGGTGGAGAAACAGGTGGCGTTGATGGACGCCGACATCTTCATTGAAAACGGGCAGGACGACGTAGAACTGCAGATGCGCCAGTTCCGCAATCTGGTCAACTCGAAGGTCGATGCAATCGTTGTCGCCATGGTCAACGGCAAGAGTGCGCCTGAAATGATGCGTCTGGCCGGCGAGGCGAAAATTCCGCTGGTATTCGTCAACCGTAACCCCGAGCCGGCCAAATGGCCTGCGCAGACGGCATTCGTGGGATCCGACGAACTCGAGTCCGGCACGTTGCAAATGGAGGAACTGGCACGGCGGGCCGATTACAAAGGCAATGTGGTGATCCTTGTTGGCGATCCGAGCAACAAGTCATCGGTCATGCGCACCGAGGACGTGGAAAAAGTGGTCGCCAAATACCCGAACATGAAAGTGGTGCAAAAGAAAATCGGCAACTGGGAGCGCAGTCAGGCCGCGACTATCGTGATTGACTGGATCAAGCAGGGCGTGGACTTCTCTATCGTCGCGGCCAACAACGATGAGATGGCAATTGGCGCGATCATGGGGCTGGAAAAAGCCGGAAAAAATGCCAAAAACTACCTGGTGGGCGGCATCGACGGCACCCCGGACGGCTTGAAACTTATGGCCGAAGGCAAAATGGCCGTGAGTGTGTTCCAGGACGCCGTCGGCCAGGCCAACGGCGCAGTAGACGCAGCGCTGAGCATGGCCCGTGGCGAACCCTTGGCCTCTCCGGTGATCTGGGTCCCGTTCAGACTGATTACTCCGGAGAATCGTCAGGAGTTTGAGTAA